One part of the Ochrobactrum quorumnocens genome encodes these proteins:
- the modA gene encoding molybdate ABC transporter substrate-binding protein: MKKLIAAFLITVAAGAASVAHAAEKVTVFAAASMKDVIEEAAKQIKAKDGTEVVASFASSSVLAKQIEQGAPAQIFISADLDWMDYVEKADQIDKASRKVIAGNALVIATQKETPKGEAKELLSAGRFAMGDPSNVPAGKYGKAALEKLDIWKDVEKNGVFTENVRVALQYVSRAEVKAAIVYASDRVAAPELVEAYRFPASSHAPILYPAALIAKNESDAAKAFLAFLESDAGQAIIKDKGFVGAAEAAQE; the protein is encoded by the coding sequence ATGAAAAAACTTATCGCCGCGTTTCTTATTACGGTTGCAGCCGGTGCTGCCTCGGTTGCTCATGCCGCCGAGAAGGTTACGGTGTTTGCCGCGGCCAGCATGAAGGATGTGATCGAGGAAGCCGCCAAACAGATCAAGGCCAAGGATGGCACGGAAGTCGTTGCTTCCTTTGCTTCGTCTTCGGTTCTGGCGAAGCAGATTGAGCAAGGCGCTCCGGCACAGATTTTCATTTCTGCTGATCTTGATTGGATGGATTATGTCGAGAAAGCCGATCAGATCGACAAGGCTTCGCGCAAAGTGATTGCCGGCAACGCGCTGGTGATTGCGACGCAGAAGGAAACGCCAAAGGGCGAGGCCAAGGAACTGTTGAGCGCTGGTCGTTTTGCAATGGGCGATCCATCAAATGTGCCAGCAGGAAAGTACGGTAAAGCAGCTCTTGAAAAGCTCGACATCTGGAAAGACGTCGAAAAGAATGGTGTTTTCACAGAAAATGTCCGCGTCGCACTGCAATATGTGAGCCGCGCTGAAGTGAAGGCAGCGATTGTCTATGCGTCTGATCGTGTTGCTGCACCTGAACTCGTTGAAGCCTATCGTTTCCCGGCTTCGAGCCATGCGCCAATCCTTTACCCTGCTGCATTGATTGCAAAGAACGAAAGCGATGCTGCGAAGGCATTCCTGGCTTTCCTTGAAAGCGATGCCGGACAGGCTATCATCAAGGATAAGGGCTTTGTTGGGGCTGCGGAGGCTGCCCAGGAATGA
- the modB gene encoding molybdate ABC transporter permease subunit encodes MTMESNVWQIVALSLRVAGIAIIVALPVAFFVAWILARFNFPGKSFVQAIVTMPLVLPPVVTGYLLLVLFGSRGALGAPLQEWFGLSFSFRWTGAALAAGVMAFPLLVRPIRLSIEGLDRGLEEAARTLGANRLVAFCTVILPPLLPGILAGAVLGFAKALGEFGATITFVSNIPGETQTLSLAIYALMQTPTGDAEAFRLIAISAAISITAVILSEWLQRRLAGEAK; translated from the coding sequence ATAACAATGGAAAGTAATGTCTGGCAGATTGTTGCTCTGTCGCTCCGGGTTGCCGGAATAGCCATTATTGTCGCTCTGCCAGTCGCCTTTTTCGTTGCGTGGATACTTGCCCGGTTCAATTTTCCCGGCAAGTCGTTTGTGCAGGCCATCGTCACCATGCCGCTGGTTCTGCCGCCGGTGGTGACGGGCTATCTTTTGCTGGTTCTGTTTGGATCACGCGGCGCACTTGGTGCACCCTTGCAGGAATGGTTCGGCCTTTCCTTTTCTTTTCGATGGACAGGCGCAGCACTTGCTGCCGGTGTCATGGCGTTTCCGCTGCTCGTCCGTCCGATACGCCTTTCGATTGAGGGGCTTGATCGCGGGCTTGAAGAAGCGGCACGCACGCTTGGCGCCAACCGGCTCGTTGCTTTCTGTACGGTTATTCTGCCGCCGTTATTGCCGGGTATTCTGGCGGGTGCTGTATTGGGCTTCGCCAAAGCGCTGGGCGAGTTTGGCGCGACTATTACCTTTGTTTCCAATATTCCCGGCGAAACACAAACACTGTCGCTGGCGATTTATGCCTTGATGCAAACGCCAACAGGGGATGCGGAGGCTTTCCGTCTGATAGCAATTTCGGCAGCCATTTCCATTACAGCCGTGATCTTGTCCGAGTGGTTGCAGCGCAGGCTTGCGGGAGAAGCGAAATGA
- the modC gene encoding molybdenum ABC transporter ATP-binding protein: MSGLEVSVAGRNGKFDVEADFSARWGVTALFGHSGAGKTTLLKMIAGTLRPESGRIAVGDFTLFDAEKRINLPPEKRRIGYVFQEARLFLHMSVKRNLTYARWAGKRQRVRSFDEVVALLGIDHLLDRRPATLSGGERQRVAIGRALLSDPALLLLDEPLSSLDHARRQEILPFIERLRDESHVPIVYVSHEIDEVARLADEIVLLAGGKVQASGEAAEIFPLIDGDGEGAGVLLEGTVAAYDDRYKLAEIDLGGTTFQLSDAGLKQNMHVRLRVRARDVSIARNAPDAISIRNVLPVSIVAIEAGEGPNAHLALDFQGRRLGARLTRRSVDDLGLAVGDQVFALVKAVSVDRAAIREK; encoded by the coding sequence ATGAGCGGTCTTGAAGTTTCCGTCGCTGGCCGCAATGGCAAGTTCGACGTCGAAGCCGATTTCTCCGCCCGATGGGGTGTAACAGCCCTGTTTGGTCATTCAGGTGCCGGGAAAACAACGCTTCTTAAGATGATTGCCGGAACGTTGCGCCCCGAAAGTGGCCGCATCGCTGTCGGTGATTTCACGCTGTTTGATGCAGAGAAACGTATCAATCTGCCACCTGAAAAACGCCGGATCGGCTATGTTTTTCAGGAAGCGCGTCTTTTCCTGCATATGAGCGTGAAGCGCAATCTGACCTATGCGCGTTGGGCTGGAAAACGGCAAAGGGTCCGCAGCTTCGATGAAGTGGTGGCGTTGCTTGGCATTGATCATCTTCTGGATCGTCGCCCGGCCACCCTTTCAGGCGGCGAACGGCAGCGCGTGGCCATTGGTCGTGCGCTTCTGTCCGATCCCGCATTGCTGTTGCTTGATGAGCCGCTTTCGTCGCTTGACCACGCGCGCAGGCAGGAAATATTGCCTTTCATTGAACGTCTTCGCGATGAAAGCCACGTGCCGATTGTTTATGTCAGCCACGAGATTGATGAAGTTGCGCGGCTTGCAGACGAAATCGTCCTGTTGGCTGGCGGCAAAGTGCAAGCAAGTGGCGAAGCCGCTGAAATTTTCCCGCTGATTGATGGTGACGGCGAGGGCGCTGGCGTGCTGCTTGAGGGTACGGTTGCAGCATATGATGACCGTTACAAACTCGCTGAGATTGATCTTGGCGGAACGACATTCCAGCTAAGCGACGCGGGGCTTAAACAGAACATGCATGTGCGTCTTCGGGTCCGCGCGCGAGACGTTTCCATTGCACGTAATGCGCCGGATGCGATCAGCATCCGTAATGTGCTGCCGGTTTCCATTGTGGCGATTGAAGCGGGAGAGGGCCCGAATGCCCATTTAGCACTCGATTTTCAGGGAAGGCGTCTTGGTGCGCGACTGACGCGGCGTTCGGTCGACGATCTGGGCTTGGCGGTAGGCGATCAGGTCTTCGCGTTGGTCAAGGCTGTTTCAGTGGACCGCGCCGCAATAAGAGAAAAATGA
- a CDS encoding GNAT family N-acetyltransferase has translation MTDLQNWTPRPRPERKTLEGRYVRLEPLDASKHGDELFAASSVTDADQRFTWLFEVPPATREAFEPWLEKVSTSEDPLFFAVIDKASGKVAGRQALMRIDPVHGAIEIGNIYWGPLISRKPAATEAQFLFMQYIFDELGYRRYEWKCNDNNAPSKRAAERFGFKFEGTFRQHMVTKGNNRDTSWFSIIDSEWPALRQAYQAWLAPENFDSEGQQIRKLEDFRIGG, from the coding sequence ATGACTGATTTGCAGAACTGGACCCCTCGACCGAGGCCTGAACGTAAAACGCTCGAAGGCCGCTATGTCCGGCTTGAACCGCTGGATGCGAGCAAACACGGCGATGAGCTTTTTGCAGCCTCTTCCGTAACGGATGCAGATCAGCGATTTACGTGGTTGTTCGAAGTCCCGCCTGCAACACGCGAGGCGTTTGAACCCTGGCTTGAAAAAGTTTCAACAAGTGAAGATCCGCTGTTCTTTGCAGTCATCGATAAGGCAAGCGGCAAGGTCGCGGGCCGTCAAGCGCTGATGCGTATCGACCCTGTTCATGGCGCAATCGAGATCGGGAACATCTATTGGGGGCCGCTCATTTCGCGTAAACCGGCTGCAACCGAAGCGCAGTTCCTGTTCATGCAGTATATTTTCGATGAGCTTGGCTATCGGCGCTATGAGTGGAAGTGCAACGATAACAACGCGCCTTCCAAGCGTGCAGCGGAGCGTTTCGGCTTTAAATTTGAAGGCACTTTCCGTCAGCATATGGTGACGAAGGGTAACAATCGTGACACATCCTGGTTTTCCATCATCGACAGCGAATGGCCTGCGCTCAGACAAGCCTATCAGGCATGGCTTGCGCCGGAAAACTTTGATAGTGAGGGGCAGCAGATTAGAAAATTAGAGGATTTTCGTATTGGTGGCTGA